In the Bacillus sp. HSf4 genome, TGAAAAAAGGCGACACATTATGGGGATTTTCCAAAAAGTACGGAACGACAGTCAGCAAGATTAAAAAAGAAAACAAGCTGAATTCCGATATCATTTACATAGGACAAACGCTTTCCATCAATGGAAGCAGTAAAACATCTTCAAGCACAAACACATCTTCTTCGACATACAAAGTCGAAAGAGGAGACACCCTCTGGAAAATTTCGCGGTCCTACAATATGACGGTGAATGAGCTGAAAAATCTGAACGGTTTAAAAACAGATTTAATCCGTATCGGGCAAGTGTTGAAGGTAAAGGGGAATGCAAAAGCGGCATCTTCAAATACAGCGGTCAAATCCAGCCAGACAAGCAAATCTCAAACGTCTTCTTCAAAGCTGAATACATCAAAGCTTGTCTCAGATGCACAAGCCCTGATCGGCACACCTTACAAATGGGGCGGCACATCGCCTTCAGGTTTTGACTGCAGCGGCTTTGTCT is a window encoding:
- a CDS encoding C40 family peptidase translates to MKKQVLTAASAIVLGTTLFAGAASAQTVKVKKGDTLWGFSKKYGTTVSKIKKENKLNSDIIYIGQTLSINGSSKTSSSTNTSSSTYKVERGDTLWKISRSYNMTVNELKNLNGLKTDLIRIGQVLKVKGNAKAASSNTAVKSSQTSKSQTSSSKLNTSKLVSDAQALIGTPYKWGGTSPSGFDCSGFVWYLLNKQTNVARTNTVGYWNSMTSVSSPAVGDFVFFTTYQPGPSHMGVYIGNNKFIHAGSDGVTTSDMTSSYWKPRYLGAKRF